In the Podospora pseudocomata strain CBS 415.72m chromosome 5, whole genome shotgun sequence genome, one interval contains:
- a CDS encoding hypothetical protein (EggNog:ENOG503NYF4; COG:S) has protein sequence MKAVLPARLPPATCRVRLSTPLLRSCRQPPRYQTRGVVCMASMSPKKREGDISDAFASMSGKAPEPLPDRYRQLKLRLVQGHEEAVIASWKRLLSVLQRENEVIAQRGPSIVPEIRFSHLEEDLAASKPELKKRGVAVIKGVIPEDEARAYKYEIEEYVRQNPHTKGFPSDHPQVLELYWSSTQARARFHPSLLKAQTTLMSSLWHASNPSTPISLSTPLCYADRLRIRQPGDAQFALGPHQDGGSVERWEENGYGLGGIYNPIFRGDWESYDPFDASGRLNAVTNLHDGLGACSMFRTFQGWLSMSKSGPGEGTLLVNPLVRETAVYTLLRPFFRDIKTLHQLGGDKRRHLEVDNWEFTGGEKMTSDLQGASPGHGQEFPEGLHPHLELERTMVHVLEVRPGDYVVWHCDTIHAVDKTHNGHGDSSVMYIPICPTTEASAQYVARQRAAFLEGTPAPDFPGGEGESRHIGRPTEDYVMRFCDPVGVQSLGLDKLVALEGDTPSGKEAVRLANQALGFI, from the exons ATGAAGGCTGTTCTCCCTGCGAGACTCCCGCCGGCAACATGCCGTGTACGACTTTCTACCCCGCTCCTCCGCTCATGTAGGCAACCACCACGGTACCAGACGCGGGGGGTCGTCTGCATGGCGTCCATGAGCCCCAAGAAACGGGAAGGAGACATCTCAGATGCTTTTGCCTCCATGTCTGGCAAGGCCCCAGAGCCTCTTCCAGATCGTTATCGCCAACTCAAACTCAGACTGGTCCAAGGCCATGAGGAGGCTGTCATCGCCAGCTGGAAGCGGCTCCTCAGCGTTCTGCAGCGTGAGAACGAGGTCATCGCACAACGTGGTCCGTCTATCGTGCCCGAGATACGCTTCAGCCATCTCGAAGAAGACCTCGCCGCCTCGAAACCAGAGCTCAAGAAACGAGGTGTAGCTGTCATAAAGGGTGTGATACCCGAGGATGAAGCCAGGGCGTACAAGTACGAAATTGAGGAATATGTCCGCCAAAATCCACATACCAAAG GCTTCCCCTCAGACCATCCCCAAGTCCTCGAGCTGTACTGGTCCAGCACCCAAGCCCGCGCCAGattccacccctccctcctcaaggcGCAAACCACCCTCATGTCCTCCCTCTGGCACGCCTCTAATCCGAGCACACCCATCTCCCTATCCACCCCTCTCTGCTACGCCGACCGCCTCCGCATACGCCAACCAGGCGACGCCCAATTCGCCCTGGGTCCCCACCAAGACGGCGGCAGCGTCGAACGTTGGGAGGAAAATGGCTACGGCCTCGGCGGTATCTACAACCCCATCTTCCGCGGTGACTGGGAGAGCTACGACCCCTTTGATGCCAGCGGCAGATTGAACGCCGTGACAAACTTGCACGATGGCCTCGGAGCGTGCAGTATGTTCCGGACATTTCAGGGGTGGCTCTCCATGAGCAAGTCAGGGCCTGGAGAAGGGACACTGCTTGTCAACCCTCTAGTGAGGGAAACAGCTGTGTACACTTTGCTAAGGCCATTCTTCAGGGATATCAAGACGCTACACCAGCTTGGCGGTGACAAGAGGAGGCATCTGGAGGTAGACAACTGGGAGTTTACTGGCGGAGAAAAGATGACCAGTGATTTGCAAGGTGCGTCTCCGGGACATGGCCAGGAGTTCCCGGAGGGGTTACACCCGCatttggagctggagaggacGATGGTGCATGTTCTTGAGGTAAGGCCGGGGGATTATGTTGTTTGGCATTGTGACA CAATCCACGCCGTTGACAAAACTCACAACGGCCATGGCGACTCAAGCGTCATGTACATCCCCATCTGCCCCACCACCGAAGCAAGCGCACAATACGTCGCCCGCCAAAGAGCCGCCTTTCTCGAGGGTACTCCGGCCCCTGACTTTCCCGGCGGTGAAGGCGAGTCCCGTCACATCGGCCGGCCGACTGAAGATTATGTCATGAGGTTTTGTGATCCAGTGGGGGTTCAATCACTGGGATTAGACAAGCTGGTTGCCTTGGAGGGGGATACCCCCAGTGGAAAGGAAGCCGTTAGATTAGCTAACCAAGCGCTGGGGTTTATTTGA
- a CDS encoding hypothetical protein (COG:L; EggNog:ENOG503NZH7): MPAKPVVFVATDSSGLPVKRKQAHQACDTCRKRKKRCGHLPGNQSVEDSSIIDVESPRPSPSLRPQNPIPPHASQRSSSKPQDPPDADVSDAAAELLLRFFSHAREKPGRNDSSHDASQRKQPPIDSAPRFLGDLNPEGILAEATMTTWPGPSNSSGTASKITDVERDNRPGVSIPPWAVSSPTGEATTTSKSPEATRDPGDEDQPTGFFSFRVDGSWLKVPVRDATTIKLIKELLGSTTEIAPAVLPTEPEWLFMRDMYLRKIQPIFPILDRETLVDLPQDKNVREAIQAAVCLAISTDPEVSGRLTLGCRSQDGKGWVRESVDYEDYSQALASFINTRIRSRELPLLYNLQVMGITCLYWQPEEVNERSAPLNLFGNLVSIAASHGVHLELQGKGHLADQRYPPGTGKRLFKCIYALDRLLAAFSGRPVMFHNEDLMDRPKADPDDPPSFRLFMSLIHVLDQVIEMYRPRPTVTYIDIPVYEQMALDVGAQCEPEIILTTLEVLYHAIGVLSVRMTRERFATPPETDNGNKTPVSYQHLPPSSVNARRSHSSDRILDVISAYKLSPFPFVPYALSLSLSVAYRKWKFSKLPMFRTRGKADFLKVAAAIRQLSPIWANARLSSELGNAVVRNLERSEALLRERAKAKGGVCAPSKPKAINDSGSAFNIELHSRARWLIEKPDEGARQDSTNPPSSGARLQPGLVAGACEPLSPSSTLANTSQGHPDTAMAVGSYQIPDTSGVGHTNVNLFGSMGGDQMESGSGEFMAMNDSLIFDSWDPTFAQMIDYSFASNLDPGNPFGSCEYMGFT, encoded by the exons ATGCCTGCCAAACCTGTTGTCTTCGTAGCAACCGATTCCTCCGGCCTGCCCGTCAAGAGGAAACAGGCGCATCAGGCTTGCGACACCTGCAGGAAAAGAAAG AAACGTTGCGGGCATCTTCCAGGGAATCAATCAGTCGAAGACTCCAGTATCATAGATGTTGAAAGTCCCAGGCCTTCGCCAAGTTTACGGCCTCAGAATCCAATTCCGCCTCACGCCAGCCAACGCTCAAGCTCAAAACCCCAAGACCCTCCTGACGCGGATGTGTCTGACGCAGCcgccgagcttcttcttcgcttcTTTTCACACGCCCGCGAGAAACCAGGACGCAACGACTCCAGTCATGACGCGTCACAGAGAAAACAGCCGCCTATCGATTCAGCCCCAAGATTCCTCGGGGACCTGAACCCGGAAGGAATTCTAGCCGAAGCCACAATGACCACCTGGCCGGGGCCTTCCAACTCATCTGGTACAGCCTCCAAGATCACAGATGTTGAGAGGGATAATCGCCCTGGTGTCTCTATCCCGCCGTGGGCTgtgtcatcaccaacaggTGAAgcgacaacaacctcaaaATCACCGGAAGCCACGCGGGACCCCGGTGATGAAGACCAGCCGACAGGGTTCTTCTCATTCCGTGTAGACGGGTCGTGGCTCAAGGTGCCAGTACGAGATGCAACGACTATCAAACTCATCAAAGAGCTCCTTGGAAGCACCACGGAAATTGCCCCAGCAGTCTTGCCCACAGAACCTGAATGGCTTTTCATGAGGGACATGTACCTTCGAAAGATCCAACCAATATTTCCAATCCTTGACAGAGAGACCCTTGTTGATCTTCCCCAAGACAAAAACGTACGCGAAGCCATCCAAGCCGCAGTTTGCCTAGCCATCTCGACCGATCCGGAGGTCAGCGGACGCTTGACATTGGGATGTAGGAGTCAAGATGGCAAAGGTTGGGTGCGAGAATCCGTGGACTATGAAGACTACTCACAAGCTTTGGCGAGCTTCATAAACACCCGCATCAGGAGCCGGGAGCTTCCACTGCTTTACAACCTTCAGGTCATGGGGATTACTTGTCTGTACTGGCAACCAGAGGAAGTCAACGAGCGGTCTGCTCCGCTGAATCTTTTTGGGAATCTGGTGAGCATTGCTGCCTCGCACGGTGTTCATCTGGAGCTTCAAGGAAAAGGCCATCTAGCCGATCAGAGATATCCTCCGGGGACTGGGAAGCGGCTGTTTAAGTGCATTTATGCTTTGGACCGATTACTTGCTGCCTTTTCGGGACGGCCAGTGATGTTTCACAATGAGGACCTCATGGACCGACCAAAGGCTGATCCTGATGACCCACCCAGCTTCCGGCTGTTCATGTCACTCATTCACGTTTTGGATCAAGTGATAGAGATGTATCGACCGCGGCCGACGGTGACGTACATTGATATTCCCGTGTACGAGCAGATGGCGCTGGATGTTGGGGCGCAGTGTGAGCCAGAGATAATATTGA CCACACTTGAAGTCCTGTACCACGCTATCGGTGTCCTCTCGGTACGAATGACCCGCGAACGCTTCGCTACCCCTCCAGAAACCGACAACGGCAACAAGACGCCCGTCAGCTATCAGCACTTGCCGCCAAGCAGTGTGAACGCACGCAGATCACACTCCTCAGACCGTATCCTCGATGTGATATCAGCGTACAAACTCAGCCCATTCCCGTTTGTGCCATATGCCCTGTCGCTTTCCTTGTCAGTCGCATACAGGAAATGGAAATTCAGCAAATTACCGATGTTCCGCACTCGTGGTAAAGCCGACTTCTTGAAAGTCGCTGCGGCCATTCGACAGCTCTCTCCTATCTGGGCCAACGCTCGTTTGAGCAGTGAGTTGGGAAACGCCGTGGTGCGCAATCTTGAGAGGAGTGAGGCGTTGCTTCGTGAGCGTGCCAAAGCAAAAGGGGGCGTCTGCGCgccttccaagcccaaggctATCAACGACAGCGGTTCTGCGTTTAACATTGAGCTTCATTCACGTGCGAGATGGCTTATTGAGAAGCCTGATGAGGGCGCGAGGCAAGACTCGACAAATCCCCCTAGTTCAGGCGCCAGGCTTCAACCTGGTCTCGTTGCGGGGGCCTGTGAGCCCCTTTCTCCGTCGTCGACGCTTGCGAATACATCACAGGGCCATCCTGATACTGCAATGGCTGTAGGTAGCTATCAGATACCGGACACGTCAGGTGTTGGGCATACAAATGTCAACTTGTTTGGGTCAATGGGCGGTGACCAAATGGAATCGGGCTCTGGGGAATTTATGGCTATGAATGATAGCTTGATATTCGACTCTTGGGACCCGACGTTTGCGCAGATGATTGACTATTCGTTTGCGAGTAACTTGGATCCGGGAAATCCGTTTGGGTCGTGTGAGTATATGGGGTTTACATGA